A region from the Desulfomarina profundi genome encodes:
- a CDS encoding twin-arginine translocation signal domain-containing protein produces the protein MKKEQDSRRSFLKHMLAGTAAVAGTAAVVRSVKAKSVSVENHCDEILYHESESFKKYYKTLR, from the coding sequence AAAAGGAACAGGACAGTCGGCGTTCATTCCTCAAGCACATGCTGGCGGGAACGGCGGCCGTTGCCGGGACTGCAGCCGTTGTCAGGTCGGTGAAGGCAAAATCGGTTTCGGTGGAGAATCATTGTGATGAAATTCTTTACCATGAGAGCGAAAGTTTTAAAAAATATTACAAAACGCTGCGCTAG
- a CDS encoding molybdopterin-dependent oxidoreductase, producing the protein MTLNPKLARRSFLKLSAATAALSGVAMTTRLTTRAMAADRKEPYLGSKKVRTVCTYCAVGCGIEAEVHNGVWVRQDIAQDHPISRGSHCCKGAGAIDMVTSEKRLKSPMKRVNGKWTTLSWDQAIDEIGAKLLDLREKDGPDALHFNGSAKVSNEMAYLHRKFAAFWGTNNIDHQARIUHSTTVAGVANTWGYGAMTNSLNDIRHAKSMIFIGSNATEAHPVSMQHILHAKEVNNAPLIVVDPRFTKLAAKGTDYVRIRPGTDAAFMMGLINAIITNGWEDKEFIRTRVAGYEEMAAVASQYTPEAVEEITGIPAAEVTRIAEILANNRPTSLTWCMGGTQHSIGSSITRTFCILQLVLGNMGKSGGGTNIFRGHDNVQGATDMCILSHSLPAYYGLSDGAWKHWCRVWDVDYDWMVGRFPAKEWMNKKGFTLARWYEGVLGEEKIESPSAVKAMIQWGCGSNSNSQYNRVVRALNKLELLVIVDPFPTIASAVTKTDNVYILPCSSQYETSGSVTSTSRQIQWRNKVVEPIYDSRDDYQIMELLVKRLGFDKEFYKNISQVPEDITLELGSGSLTIGYNGQTPERIKKHMENWHTFDIDDLQAKGGPCDGEYYGMPWPCWTTDHPGTPILYDVSKPVAQGGLPFRNRFGLKKKYDSSGRTENQLAAEGVYNPGSEVKGGYPEFKDVVPGTNWKTDLSQKTLKEAIRRGMAPFGNARARCVVWNFPDQVPIHREPLHSPRPDLIAKYPTYEDKPNHYRVHTRYKSEQDPELVKKYPYVITTGRMVEHMGGGAETRSSKYLAELQPEMYVEINPRLANNLGIRKGGMVIIESPEGAKIKVKAKLTKRVDEKTVFLPFHFAGTLMGESYEKDYPEGHAPFAVGDPGNVVTNYGYDIITQIQATKDGLCNITRA; encoded by the coding sequence ATGACCCTGAATCCGAAACTCGCCAGGCGATCGTTTTTAAAGTTGTCCGCGGCAACGGCAGCCTTGAGTGGAGTAGCAATGACCACTAGGCTGACAACCAGAGCAATGGCAGCAGACCGGAAGGAGCCGTACCTGGGATCAAAAAAGGTTCGGACAGTCTGTACATACTGTGCCGTGGGATGCGGAATAGAGGCTGAAGTCCATAACGGGGTGTGGGTACGTCAGGATATCGCCCAGGATCACCCAATTTCCCGTGGATCTCACTGCTGTAAAGGTGCGGGAGCGATCGATATGGTGACCAGTGAAAAAAGGCTGAAAAGCCCGATGAAACGGGTCAATGGAAAATGGACTACTCTCTCCTGGGATCAGGCTATTGATGAAATCGGTGCAAAACTGCTCGATCTCCGGGAAAAGGACGGACCTGACGCACTTCATTTTAACGGCAGCGCCAAGGTATCCAACGAGATGGCCTATCTGCACAGGAAATTTGCTGCCTTCTGGGGGACGAATAATATCGACCACCAGGCCCGAATCTGACACTCCACAACGGTGGCAGGTGTCGCCAATACTTGGGGTTACGGGGCAATGACCAACAGCCTGAATGATATCAGGCATGCAAAAAGCATGATCTTTATAGGCTCGAATGCAACGGAGGCCCATCCGGTTTCCATGCAGCATATTCTCCATGCAAAAGAGGTGAATAATGCACCACTTATCGTAGTTGATCCACGATTCACAAAACTCGCGGCCAAGGGAACGGATTATGTCCGTATTCGTCCCGGTACCGATGCAGCCTTTATGATGGGGCTGATTAATGCCATCATTACCAACGGCTGGGAAGACAAGGAATTTATCAGAACCAGGGTCGCGGGATATGAGGAAATGGCTGCAGTCGCCTCCCAATATACCCCGGAAGCTGTTGAAGAAATCACTGGTATTCCGGCTGCCGAGGTGACCAGAATTGCCGAGATTCTCGCCAATAATCGACCGACCAGTCTCACCTGGTGCATGGGTGGAACCCAGCATTCAATAGGTTCTTCCATAACGAGGACCTTCTGTATTCTTCAGTTGGTTCTCGGCAATATGGGAAAATCAGGTGGTGGAACCAATATTTTCCGAGGCCACGACAATGTTCAGGGTGCAACGGACATGTGCATTCTATCCCACAGCCTGCCGGCATACTACGGTCTGTCTGATGGGGCCTGGAAACACTGGTGCCGTGTCTGGGATGTGGATTATGACTGGATGGTTGGCAGGTTCCCGGCCAAGGAGTGGATGAATAAAAAGGGTTTTACTTTGGCCCGCTGGTATGAAGGGGTTCTTGGTGAAGAGAAGATAGAATCTCCCAGTGCAGTCAAGGCCATGATCCAGTGGGGCTGCGGTTCCAATTCCAACTCCCAGTATAATCGTGTGGTCAGGGCTCTGAATAAACTGGAGCTGCTGGTTATTGTTGATCCCTTCCCCACCATCGCCTCGGCAGTGACAAAAACGGACAACGTCTATATCCTGCCCTGTTCAAGTCAATACGAGACCTCCGGTTCCGTGACCTCCACATCCCGGCAGATTCAGTGGAGAAATAAAGTTGTAGAGCCGATCTATGATTCCAGGGATGATTACCAGATCATGGAACTGCTGGTGAAACGTCTGGGATTTGATAAAGAATTCTATAAGAATATCAGTCAGGTGCCGGAAGATATTACTTTGGAGCTGGGTTCAGGTTCTCTGACCATTGGTTATAATGGCCAAACTCCGGAACGGATCAAAAAACATATGGAGAACTGGCATACTTTTGATATTGATGATCTCCAGGCCAAAGGTGGACCGTGTGATGGGGAGTATTACGGGATGCCGTGGCCCTGCTGGACAACTGATCACCCGGGGACGCCCATTCTCTATGACGTATCCAAACCTGTTGCTCAAGGAGGTCTGCCCTTCAGGAACCGTTTCGGACTCAAGAAAAAGTACGATTCAAGCGGCAGAACTGAAAATCAGCTGGCGGCAGAAGGTGTATATAATCCGGGCAGCGAGGTCAAAGGCGGTTATCCTGAGTTCAAGGATGTTGTTCCTGGAACCAACTGGAAAACTGACCTTTCCCAGAAGACCTTGAAGGAGGCTATAAGAAGGGGAATGGCCCCATTCGGCAATGCGAGAGCTCGTTGTGTCGTCTGGAATTTTCCAGATCAGGTACCGATTCACCGTGAACCGCTTCATTCACCGCGACCGGACCTGATCGCCAAATATCCCACCTATGAGGACAAGCCGAATCATTATCGGGTACATACCCGCTACAAGAGCGAGCAGGATCCTGAACTTGTGAAAAAATATCCCTACGTTATTACCACAGGTCGAATGGTTGAACATATGGGTGGCGGAGCAGAGACGAGAAGTTCCAAATATCTTGCAGAACTTCAACCTGAAATGTACGTGGAAATCAATCCGCGTCTTGCCAATAATCTCGGAATTCGCAAAGGTGGCATGGTTATCATTGAATCACCTGAAGGTGCGAAGATTAAAGTCAAGGCCAAGCTCACCAAACGTGTTGACGAAAAGACGGTCTTTTTGCCATTCCATTTTGCCGGTACGCTTATGGGTGAATCGTATGAGAAGGATTACCCGGAAGGTCATGCCCCGTTTGCTGTCGGTGACCCCGGCAATGTCGTGACCAATTATGGCTATGACATCATCACCCAGATCCAGGCCACCAAGGATGGTCTGTGTAATATCACCCGCGCCTGA
- the fdh3B gene encoding formate dehydrogenase FDH3 subunit beta: MARMKFLCDVERCIDCSGCVVACKEGNHVPVGVNRRRVITLKQGEPGEKSISVSCMHCSDAPCIAVCPVDAIYQRADGIVLVNKKTCIGCGYCFMACPFGAPQFPKGNVFGARGAMDKCTFCAGGPEETFSKEEYKLYGQNRIAEGKPPLCAGMCATKALLAGDADVVADVYRTRVFQRGSGVNAWGWNRAYKKK; the protein is encoded by the coding sequence ATGGCAAGAATGAAATTTTTGTGTGATGTGGAGCGGTGTATAGACTGCAGCGGTTGTGTTGTAGCCTGTAAAGAGGGCAATCATGTTCCGGTGGGTGTCAATCGTCGCCGTGTTATTACCCTGAAACAGGGCGAGCCCGGAGAGAAGTCAATTTCAGTTTCCTGTATGCATTGTTCCGATGCACCCTGTATTGCTGTCTGTCCGGTTGATGCCATCTACCAGCGTGCTGATGGAATTGTACTGGTGAATAAAAAAACCTGTATTGGTTGCGGTTACTGTTTTATGGCCTGTCCCTTCGGAGCACCACAGTTTCCCAAAGGCAATGTTTTTGGCGCAAGAGGTGCCATGGATAAATGTACATTCTGTGCCGGTGGTCCGGAAGAGACTTTCAGTAAAGAGGAGTACAAACTGTACGGCCAGAACCGGATTGCAGAGGGTAAACCACCCCTCTGTGCAGGAATGTGCGCAACTAAGGCCCTGCTGGCTGGCGATGCGGATGTCGTAGCAGATGTGTACCGCACCAGAGTGTTTCAGCGTGGTTCGGGTGTCAATGCCTGGGGCTGGAACAGGGCGTATAAAAAGAAATAG
- a CDS encoding formate dehydrogenase subunit gamma, whose translation MWRAILSLFLLVLCILAGTNAFALEGYSSPVLSGESAADYYHQLMTYITGDWQQYGQMFTALQGVWFWKIFLAVISIIPTLFLIHYLIIGAKRFAHDGEYVYFFNLFNRVVHFFAALSFSLLVITGLAVVFGSFFGGGGFVKMARYVHLIAAMVFILPGLLMFLMWFKDMLPKLYDISWMLILGGYLSKRKKPVPAGKFNAGQKMYFWLATAGGGIMAYTGYLIWGFGADIDSIRISIMVHNILAAGIVAFYLTHVYMSVFAIAGSLESMKTGYKPKEEVDILHSKYEYE comes from the coding sequence ATGTGGAGAGCAATTCTGTCTCTGTTTCTGCTGGTGCTTTGTATACTGGCAGGAACAAATGCCTTTGCTTTGGAAGGGTACTCCTCTCCTGTACTGTCTGGAGAATCGGCTGCTGATTACTATCATCAGTTGATGACTTATATTACCGGGGACTGGCAGCAGTACGGTCAAATGTTTACGGCATTGCAGGGGGTGTGGTTCTGGAAGATTTTCCTTGCGGTCATTTCGATTATTCCCACTCTGTTCCTGATCCATTACCTGATAATCGGTGCCAAACGGTTTGCACATGACGGGGAGTATGTCTATTTTTTCAACCTCTTTAACCGGGTTGTTCATTTCTTTGCTGCGCTCTCATTTTCTTTACTGGTCATCACCGGATTGGCTGTAGTCTTCGGTTCCTTTTTCGGAGGTGGCGGTTTTGTCAAAATGGCAAGATATGTTCATCTTATTGCGGCTATGGTTTTTATCTTGCCGGGACTGCTCATGTTCCTCATGTGGTTTAAGGATATGTTACCGAAGTTGTACGATATCAGCTGGATGCTGATTCTTGGCGGGTATCTCAGTAAAAGGAAAAAACCTGTTCCGGCCGGAAAATTTAATGCCGGTCAAAAAATGTATTTCTGGCTTGCCACTGCCGGTGGTGGAATCATGGCCTATACAGGTTATCTGATCTGGGGATTTGGAGCAGATATTGACAGTATCCGTATTTCGATTATGGTTCATAATATTCTGGCAGCAGGGATTGTTGCCTTCTACCTGACCCATGTCTATATGTCCGTCTTTGCAATTGCCGGGTCCCTGGAGAGTATGAAGACCGGTTATAAACCGAAAGAAGAGGTGGATATCCTACACAGTAAATACGAATATGAATAA
- the mobB gene encoding molybdopterin-guanine dinucleotide biosynthesis protein B, which yields MSAIVTFIGWHDSGKTTLASAVVSELKKLGYRVAVIKSSNDSGLEFDTPGTDTYKHKEAGADSVLFVAPDQMVLQTGYSNLSLTTLAHRYFPDVDIVIGEGFKTARKTAKIEVCRNVDQKLRREVHGVIAVATNLEGVAGDYVFRLDEAPEIAAFIEKRFLLRKGARRHRERTALLVNGHKIPIKDYIQEALAETVHGFVKTLKIGQDIEEIELRIRIPGE from the coding sequence ATGTCTGCAATTGTGACCTTTATAGGCTGGCACGACAGCGGTAAAACCACTCTTGCTTCGGCGGTGGTCAGTGAACTGAAAAAACTCGGATACCGCGTAGCGGTAATAAAATCCAGTAATGATTCAGGCCTGGAATTTGATACTCCGGGAACAGATACGTATAAACATAAGGAAGCCGGAGCGGACAGCGTTCTTTTCGTGGCGCCCGATCAGATGGTACTGCAGACCGGTTACAGCAATCTTTCCCTGACAACTTTGGCCCATCGCTATTTCCCGGATGTGGATATTGTTATCGGAGAGGGTTTTAAGACAGCCAGAAAGACAGCCAAAATTGAGGTGTGCAGGAATGTGGACCAGAAACTGCGTCGGGAGGTGCATGGTGTCATCGCTGTTGCCACAAATCTGGAGGGTGTGGCGGGAGACTATGTATTTCGCCTTGATGAAGCACCGGAAATTGCCGCATTTATAGAAAAAAGGTTTCTACTGCGAAAAGGTGCGCGCAGGCACAGGGAGCGTACGGCTCTGCTGGTTAATGGTCATAAAATTCCCATCAAGGATTATATCCAGGAAGCATTGGCCGAAACGGTGCATGGTTTTGTCAAAACCTTGAAAATCGGTCAGGACATTGAAGAGATCGAACTCCGTATCAGAATCCCAGGGGAATAA